One Microbacterium marinum genomic window carries:
- a CDS encoding SDR family NAD(P)-dependent oxidoreductase, whose product MTLDLAGKTAVVTGSTQGIGLAIARRLAEAGADVVVNGRDPERVARTVDSLAGLAVRGAAADVTSAEGAQALVDAAGTVDVLVNNLGIFGSTPALEIDDDEWRRFFDVNVLSAARLTRLVLPGMTDRGWGRVLNIASDSAIVIPEEMIHYGASKSALLAMSRGFAKAAAGSGVTVNSVIAGPTHTEGVEDFVYEMVDRLLDWEAAQREFMRTARPQSLIGRLIEPEEIANMVVYLSSPLASATTGGALRVDGGYVDSILP is encoded by the coding sequence CTGACGTTGGACCTGGCGGGGAAGACCGCGGTGGTGACGGGTTCGACGCAGGGCATCGGGCTGGCCATCGCACGGCGACTCGCCGAGGCGGGCGCCGACGTCGTCGTCAACGGACGCGACCCGGAACGTGTGGCGCGGACGGTCGATTCCCTCGCCGGGCTCGCGGTGCGAGGCGCCGCCGCCGATGTCACGTCTGCCGAGGGCGCCCAGGCGTTGGTGGATGCCGCAGGCACCGTCGACGTGCTGGTGAACAACCTCGGCATCTTCGGTTCGACGCCGGCTCTCGAGATCGATGACGACGAGTGGCGCCGGTTCTTCGACGTGAACGTGCTGAGCGCGGCACGGTTGACACGCCTGGTACTGCCGGGGATGACGGATCGCGGGTGGGGCCGGGTGCTGAACATCGCGAGCGACTCGGCGATCGTGATCCCCGAGGAGATGATCCACTACGGCGCATCGAAGAGCGCGCTGCTCGCGATGTCGCGTGGGTTCGCGAAGGCCGCCGCAGGCTCCGGCGTGACGGTGAACTCAGTGATCGCCGGGCCGACGCACACCGAAGGCGTGGAGGACTTCGTCTACGAGATGGTCGACCGGTTGCTCGACTGGGAGGCGGCGCAGCGCGAGTTCATGCGCACTGCGCGGCCGCAGTCGCTGATCGGCCGGCTCATCGAACCCGAGGAGATCGCGAACATGGTCGTCTATCTCTCGTCGCCGCTGGCGTCGGCGACGACCGGTGGCGCGCTGCGGGTCGACGGCGGCTACGTGGACAGCATCTTGCCCTAG